A window of Melospiza melodia melodia isolate bMelMel2 chromosome Z, bMelMel2.pri, whole genome shotgun sequence contains these coding sequences:
- the TMEM271 gene encoding transmembrane protein 271 — translation MKWSVRGACAALSSCLLLACALSAAAVGLKCFSLGSELKGEPFRLGTAAGAFYSGLLLAAGLSLLAAALLCCRPPDEAPVAPAPAPAPAPASALAPAGDPDPASGGPGGAEAAAAPSGPVEKASPGGRQNFLLLGVLVFMLGVLSAFAGAVIDGDTVSLVERKYSHYCLLQPGGAARPRSGPAAPDGTAAALRCQKLRDYQQGLVLSTVFNALECLLGLLNLLLVKNYKAAQQRGRRRRRRRAAPAAAAAGGRRRRRRGGGGGRRAPRHSQGSLFSGGEPELSPGDCPFQAVSYINVGVFHVFDEAGVEVHCGGHPSVELPGYSPMDPELNASYPYCYPLPSEQPPAYEEIYPGEPCAHGT, via the coding sequence ATGAAGTGGAGCGTGCGGGGAGCCTGCGCCGCGctctccagctgcctcctgctcgCCTGCGCCCTCAGCGCCGCCGCCGTGGGCCTCAAGTGCTTCTCGCTGGGCTCCGAGCTCAAGGGCGAGCCCTTCCGCCTGGGCACCGCCGCCGGCGCCTTCTACTCGGGGCTGCTGCTGGCCGCCGGCCTCTCGCTGCTCGCCGCTGCGCTGCTCTGCTGTCGCCCGCCCGACGAGGCGCCCGTGGCGCCGGCTCCGGCACCGGCCCCAGCGCCGGCCTCTGCTTTGGCTCCCGCCGGGGACCCGGACCCGGCCagcggcggccccggcggggcggAGGCGGCGGCCGCGCCGTCGGGGCCGGTGGAGAAGGCGTCGCCCGGGGGGCGGCAGAACTTCCTgcttctgggggtgctggtgttCATGCTGGGCGTGCTGAGCGCCTTCGCCGGCGCCGTCATCGACGGCGACACCGTGTCGCTGGTGGAGAGGAAGTACTCGCACTATTGCCTGCTGCAGCCCGGCGGCGCGGCCCGCCCGCGGAGTGGACCCGCGGCCCCCGACGGCACCGCCGCGGCGCTCCGCTGCCAGAAGCTGCGGGACTACCAGCAAGGCTTGGTGCTCTCCACCGTTTTCAACGCGCTGGAGTGCCTCCTGGGCCTGCTTAACCTGCTTCTTGTCAAGAACTACAAGGCCGCGCAGCAGCGCGgacggaggcggcggcggcggcgagcggccccggccgcggcggcggcgggcgggcggcggcggcggcggaggggcGGCGGCGGTGGGCGGCGGGCGCCGCGCCACAGCCAGGGCTCCCTCTTCTCCGGCGGCGAGCCCGAGCTCAGCCCCGGGGATTGCCCCTTCCAGGCCGTCTCCTACATCAACGTGGGCGTCTTCCACGTCTTCGACGAGGCCGGCGTGGAGGTGCACTGTGGCGGACATCCCTCCGTCGAGCTGCCCGGCTACTCGCCCATGGACCCCGAGCTCAACGCCTCCTATCCCTACTGCTACCCTCTGCCCAGCGAGCAGCCCCCCGCCTACGAGGAGATCTACCCCGGGGAGCCCTGCGCTCACGGCACCTAG